AGCTGTTGATTACTCGCGTAAGCAGGTGCTGATCGAGGCCCGAATTGTTGAGGTTGACCGATCCTATTCTAAGAATCTTGGTGTCCAATGGTCTGGCTCTGTTGGTAGCGGTGCCGGTGCTTTGATCGGCAGCGTTCCACTTGGCCTGACACCAGCTGCTATCGCTGGGTTTGGCATTACATCTAGGTCCTTCAATTTGGATGCTGAGCTGAATGCCATGGAACAGGCGGGTAGGGGTCGTGTAATCTCCAGCCCGCGCGTGATCATGACTGATCGGCACCAGGCGAAGATCATCAAAGGTTCTCAGGTTCCATACCAACAGTCGGCCGGTGACGGGGCTACATCCGTCTCTTTTAAAGAGGCTGCGCTTTCGCTCGATGTCACTCCGCTTGTGAACGATACCGGGGTGCTCCTGGACGTGATCCTTTCAAAGGATGAACCTGATTACTCGAAAGCAATGAACGGGGTGCCACCGATCAACACCACGTCGCTGACGTCCCGGGTGTTTTCAGGCTTTGGCAAAACTGTGGCGTTGGGAGGCGTGTACTCTGATACGGATAGCACCGTTGTGCGCAGCGTGCCGGTTTTGGGACAGATCCCAGGGCTTAAATGGCTGTTCAACAGCAGCTCGACAGTGAAGACTGAAACCGAACTGGTTTTGTTTCTGACGCCGCGCTTGGTAGACGCCCCTATATAACTCAACTAAATGAATATTTAGTATAGTTATAACTTTTTACCATTCTTGATGGAGCAGGGCATTCCTACGGCACCTCATGCAGCGTGTCAACATTTCATAGAAATTGAGGTGACGGCGTGGCAGAAAAACCCAAAGAACAGATTGATTTTGTCGCCTTGGCTGAGGCTTTCGCTGAAAAAATCGCGCAATTTGTAAGTATTACGGTGCCTGTCATGGAAGCTGTGGCGAAGGTGATTCCTCAAGTTGCCCTTGAGATTGATGGGTACTTTGAAGCATACCTGAAGAAGCTGGACGCGCTTCCTGCGCAGTCGAAAGTTGCCATGGGCATTGCTGCTGATAAAGGGTGGTTTTTTGGCTGGGCTACCACCTTGGAAGACTTGATGCCGCTAATCGAGTCTATTACGAGCATCCCCGAAGAAAAAATTGATCAGTGCATGATCGACTATTATCGCTTCAATTTTGAGGATTTTTGTAAGCGATTGCAGGACAGCAATCCTTCTAGAGCCGCAGCGATTGCTGCTGCAGCGAGAGCTCATTCTGAACTCGGTGTCGATGGTTTTCTCCTCGCCATCCCGGTCTTCATTGCACAGGCTGATGGGTGGCTCTCCGAAATCATTGGCATTCAGATGCCGCTAGGCAGGAAGCGATACCCCAAAGGTAGGCCGAGCGAGCCCATTACAAACGCAGGCCATATGCTCAAGCAAAGGTTTGAATCTGACCCGGAGTCGCTGGATCTCTTGAATCCTGTTTTCACGCTTCATGATTCTGACTTCCTCAAAACCTCAGGAGCTCGCAACCAGTCTGGAGCTTTTACGGCACTGAATCGCCACCAGGTTATGCACGGCGAATGTTCTGACTACGGAACTGAAGTGAACAGCCTGAAAGCGTTCTCGTTTTTGGTTTTTGTGGGCCTGCATCTGCAATCGATCTGTTCGGATCAGGACCTGTTGAGGTGATCCAAGCTTCTAATCTGGCCACCCACACCCCGGCAGCTCCATACGAAGGTGCGCATAATGACAGGGCCTTATGTTGAGCGGCGTCCGGATAATGCCACCGGCTCCGGGCGTCGCTTAATATAGGGTCCATTATGCGCATCCAACTCTCGCTCTCTGATCGCGCCGTGCGCGATGCTAAGGCCTACATGGCCAACCCTGACCCTGAGCATGCCATCGAGTCGCTGATTGATTCGTATGGCGTCCTGGTGGCCGACATTCGCAAGCTGCGCTCCAGGGTTCGTCAGCTCGATGACGAATCCGCCGAGCTGGATGGCCTGGTTGAAAAGCTGAGATCTGTCGCCGCGCTGATCCAGGATCTCTAACAGTTGAGGGGCAAAACTCGACAGTTGAGGGGCAGCTTTGACATTTGAGGGGCCGGAGCTGAGTACCTGGTTGGGATCAGTCGCTCCGCGACCATCCCAGCCGGGGGCTCAGATGCGGCGGACAAGCGCAGCGCGTCAGTTTTCACGCCGTTTTGGCTGCTTTCCTTTGGTGTCCAACCGCTTTTGATCGACCTGCAGCGCCGTTTCCAGGGCAGATCTGATGATGACATTTGAGGGGCCGGCGTCCAGGTAGTTGGCCTGTTGGCCCGCCGAAGGCGGGTGGGGGTGCTGTTACACCCCCACTTTACCGCGGTTTCCCGCGATCTTTAGTCTCCGAGCACGCCTATTCGCTTGTTTCCTTCGTTGCGCTCACCATTCATGTACTCCTGCATTTCCAGGCCTTGGAGAATGGAACCGATGACATTGAGGGCTATAGGTTTGTGGGTTTCGTTCAAGCTTCCGAACCGTCGCAGCAGCCCCAACATCTGTATCTCTAACCCTCGCTCTGCATCGCTCAGCAAGATCTCATCGGTGGTACACCCGAAATACTTGGCCAGCGCTATGACCTTGTCAGGTGGCGGCAGGTTTTT
This sequence is a window from Pseudomonas maumuensis. Protein-coding genes within it:
- a CDS encoding DASH complex subunit Dad3, translated to MRIQLSLSDRAVRDAKAYMANPDPEHAIESLIDSYGVLVADIRKLRSRVRQLDDESAELDGLVEKLRSVAALIQDL
- a CDS encoding helix-turn-helix domain-containing protein; protein product: MNHGHSDETAMSIGENIRNKRATKKVSQKVVAEAIGVAENTVASWEKGKNLPPPDKVIALAKYFGCTTDEILLSDAERGLEIQMLGLLRRFGSLNETHKPIALNVIGSILQGLEMQEYMNGERNEGNKRIGVLGD